In Phoenix dactylifera cultivar Barhee BC4 unplaced genomic scaffold, palm_55x_up_171113_PBpolish2nd_filt_p 000715F, whole genome shotgun sequence, a single window of DNA contains:
- the LOC120106975 gene encoding 60S ribosomal protein L22-2-like has product MSRGASGAAAKGGKKKGSTFTIDCTKPVEDKIMEIASLEKFLQERIKVAGGKAGALGDQVIVTRDKSKIIVTSEGPFSKRYLKYLTKKYLKKHNVRDWLRVIAANKDRNVYELRYFNIAENEGEEED; this is encoded by the exons atGAGTCGCGGGGCGAGCGGGGCGGCGGCGaagggagggaagaagaaggggtcgACGTTCACGATCGACTGTACGAAGCCTGTGGAGGACAAGATAATGGAGATCGCCTCCCTCGAGAAGTTCCTCCAGGAGCGTATCAAGGTCGCTGGTGGTAAGGCAGGCGCCCTCGGCGACCAGGTCATCGTCACCCGCGACAAGTCCAAGATCATCGTCACATCCGAGGGCCCATTCTCCAAGCG gtaTTTGAAGTACTTGACaaagaaatacttgaagaagcaCAATGTGCGGGATTGGCTTCGAGTGATTGCGGCCAACAAAGATCGCAATGTTTATGAACTGCGATACTTCAACATCGCAGAGAAtgagggggaggaggaagatTAA
- the LOC120106973 gene encoding UDP-glucuronic acid decarboxylase 2-like, producing MGPSELIYRRHESHRHPDGEYSPKPEKQWLAVARPVRYLLREQRLLFVLLGMALAAVLFSVPHPSFRRPPPLAGGFGGGATGLAHPHHHRGHRRWSERAATAGGKVPLGLRRRGRRVVVTGGAGFVGSHLVDRLMARGDSVIVVDNFFTGRKENVMHHLGKPNFELIRHDVVEPLLLEVDQIYHLACPASPVHYKFNPVKTIKTNVVGTLNMLGLAKRVGARFLLTSTSEVYGDPLQHPQVETYWGNVNPIGVRSCYDEGKRTAETLTMDYHRGAQVEVRIARIFNTYGPRMCIDDGRVVSNFVAQALRKEPLTVYGDGKQTRSFQYVSDLVEGLIRLMDGEHVGPFNLGNPGEFTMLELAKVVQDTIDPNAAIDFRPNTQDDPHKRKPDITKAKELLGWEPTISLRQGLPLMVTDFQKRIFGDHGS from the exons ATGGGCCCGTCCGAGCTCATCTACCGACGGCACGAATCTCATCGCCATCCGGACGGCGAGTACTCCCCGAAGCCCGAGAAGCAGTGGCTCGCCGTCGCCCGTCCCGTCCGGTACCTCCTCCGGGAGCAGCGCCTCCTCTTCGTCCTCCTCGGCATGGCCCTCGCGGCCGTGCTCTTCTCCGTTCCACACCCTTCCTTCCGTCGTCCACCTCCGCTCGCCGGCGGCTTCGGCGGAGGAGCGACGGGGCTGGCGCACCCCCACCACCATCGCGGCCACCGGCGGTGGTCGGAGCGGGCGGCGACGGCGGGGGGGAAGGTGCCGCTGGGGCTGCGGAGGCGGGGGCGTCGGGTGGTGGTGACGGGCGGCGCGGGGTTCGTGGGGAGCCACCTGGTGGATCGGCTGATGGCGAGAGGGGACAGCGTGATCGTGGTCGACAACTTCTTCACCGGGAGGAAGGAGAACGTGATGCACCACCTGGGCAAGCCCAACTTCGAGCTCATCCGCCACGACGTCGTCGAGCCGCTGCTGCTCGAGGTGGATCAGATATACCACCTCGCCTGCCCGGCTTCCCCTGTTCACTACAAGTTCAATCCCGTCAAGACTATC AAGACCAACGTGGTGGGAACTCTCAACATGCTCGGACTTGCAAAGAGGGTAGGAGCGAGGTTCCTCCTTACTAGCACCAGTGAGGTCTATGGTGATCCCCTGCAGCATCCTCAAGTCGAAACTTACTGGGGCAACGTCAATCCGATTG GCGTTAGGAGCTGCTACGACGAGGGGAAGCGCACAGCCGAGACCCTAACTATGGACTACCATCGTGGTGCCCAAGTCGAG GTGAGGATTGCTAGGATCTTCAACACGTATGGCCCTCGTATGTGCATCGATGATGGCCGGGTCGTCAGCAACTTCGTGGCACag GCACTGAGGAAGGAGCCATTAACGGTATATGGAGATGGAAAGCAGACTCGGAGCTTCCAGTATGTGTCAGATTTGGTGGAGGGTCTGATCCGGTTGATGGATGGGGAGCACGTCGGGCCCTTCAACCTAGGCAACCCAGGCGAGTTCACCATGCTGGAGCTGGCCAAGGTGGTGCAGGACACCATCGACCCCAATGCCGCCATCGATTTCCGTCCCAACACTCAAGATGATCCCCACAAGCGCAAGCCCGACATTACTAAGGCTAAAGAACTCCTCGGCTGGGAGCCTACAATCTCCCTCCGCCAAGGCCTTCCCCTCATGGTCACCGACTTCCAAAAGCGCATTTTTGGCGATCATGGATCCTGA